The sequence tcaattttttattatttttatacttttattaaaattttaggaTATTCTACACTCAAGTaaatatattacttataatcaaatatatatatatatatatatatatatatatatcacataattTCTTTACTGGTAAAATATGTGACCAATACCTACTAAAGAAACAACATATGATTAAAACAAGACTACATTTAAACAATCCTGGTATTTGAAGACAGCATTTATTTTTCCAACAAACAGTTCTTCCTGAAGCTCCACATCAAAGGGCACACTTGAATATTATATCATTGATGAACATATTTACCTCAGTCATCACTAATCTCATTATTAACATCCGcactcatttattattattatttacttagaTGCTGGACTAGATGATGCCACTATAGAAATTTATAAGTTTAAATGTGGAcaaaattctaaacggtcttattaaataagaaacacagagcagaaaattgtatgttcataggtgtgcgggttaatgtcagggtgttcagttcgattccattggtccacatgttggtttttatgccagtaccgagctgtttttattaagttctatagtagagcttgaggtcagggattgtgatgcctccagaggttgtattattgtacaggattcttttggctatcctgggttttttgtttttccatatgaagttgagtattattctttccaggtctgtgaagaattgtgttggtaatttgatgggcattgtgttgaatctgtagactgcttttggtaaaatcaccatttttactatgttaatcctgcctatccgttttctgacaacttcttcaatttcttttttcagggacttaaagttcttgtcatataggtccttcacatgcttagttagagtaaccccaaggtattttatatcatttgtggctattgtaaagggtgatgtaatATCCTtttcagcctatttgtctattgtatataggagggctactaatttttttgatcttgtatcctgctatgttgctgaaggtttttattagatgtgtcagttccttggttgaattttcggggtcactcatgtatactatcatgtcatctgcaaatagggaaagcttgacttcttcctttacaattggtatccctttaatttccttatgttgtcttatagctctggctagaaattcaagtactatattgaataagtatagggagaggagacagccttgccttgttcctgattttagtggtattgctttgaattctctccatttaatttgatgttggctgttggcttgttgtatattgcctttattatgtttaggtatgttccctgtatttctgatcactccaaaatgtacaatggaaaaaaagaaagcatcttcaataaatggtgctggcataactggatatcaatgtgtagaaggcaaatagatccatctctgtcaccgtgcacaaaacataagtacaagtggatcaagtacctcaacataaatccagttactctgaagctgatagaagagaaagtagagaaagtaggaagtactcttgaacgcattggcaccggagatcaatttctaaatataataccagtagcacagacactgagagaaacaatcaatcaatgggacctgttgaaactgagaagcttttgtagggcaaaggacatggtcaacaagacaaagtgacagactacagaatgggaaaaggtcttcatcaaccccacatctgacagagggctgatatccagaatatataaagaactccagaaattagacatcaaaatgcccaacagtccaattaacaaatgggctatagaactcaacagagaattctcaacagaggaagttcaagtggatgaaagacatttaaggaattgctcaacatccctaattatctgggaaatgcaaatcaaaacgactctgagataccaccttacacctgtcagagtggctaagatcaaaaacacagaacacaacttatgctggagaggatatggagcaaggggaactctcctccactgctggtgggaattcaagcttgtacagccactttggaaatcaatatggtgcttccttagaaaattgggaatccatctcccataagacccagctgtagtactcttgggcatatacccaaggaatgctcaatcataccacaagggcatttgctcagctatgttcatatcagtattgtttgtaatagccataacctggaaacaacctagatgcccttcaactgaagaatggataaagaaaacatggaacatatacacaacggagtactactcagcagagaaaaacaatgacatcatgaggtttgcaggcaaatgaatggatatagaaaaaatcatcctgagtgaggtaacgcagactcagaagcacaaacatggtatgtactcactcatagtaggatagtagatgtaaaacaaagatgactagactgctacacaactccagggaggctacctagaaaacggaaccctaggaaagacacaggaattgaccaatgacagagaaatggatgagatctacatgaacaacctggatgacagtgggagtaatgaagggcaaggtttgaaggaatccagctggatcaagaacagaatggagaacaaggaataacagactgtgataaatgaagaccatgtgaggacaggaataggcagagtgctggagagatccccagaaatccacagtgatacatcctctgtagactgctggcaatggtcgagagaaagcctgatctgacctagtctggtgatcagatggccaaataccctaactgttgtgctggaactctcatccaataactgatggaagtggatgcagagatcattagccaggccccaggtggagctccaggagtcaaattgtcgagaaagaggagggaatgtaagagtgtgaattgttgagaccaagattggaaaagcacagggacaaatagacaaatgaatggaagcatatgaattatgaaccaaaggctgtggagtgcccagctggatcaggccctctggataagtgagacaattgaatagcttgaactgtttgggaggcacccaggcactgggatccggacctgtccttagtgcatgacctggctgtttgaaacccttgggcttacacagggacactttgctcagcctggaaggaggggactggacctgcctgtactgaatccaccatgttgaattgaatccccaggggtatcttggtcctggaggagatgggaatggaggggaagggctggggtgaaggtgggggtgggggcggaagggggaaagacaggggaacccatggctgatgtgtaaaattaaaacacaaatataataaattaataaaaaagaaacacagagccaaatacagagttaaatcctaagagatcagagcaagagccatgacTTCCTTTAGCTTACTACTTGCTATCATActttccctgagagagagaccttcttcctttgtgtcttgtgttttattgctttcctattCTGCCTtatcattggctctaaacccagccatatgaattcctcatcactgcctctctatacagacctcctggtctctatggttggtactgggattaaagactcaagagtcaccacgcttggctgtgtccttgaccacacagagactctgccagccatgtAATCGCATGAAGGGCATGGGCTGcaaccacctgacttctattcctggcttgctaatgacctgtgatctccaggcaaactttatttattaacatacaaataaaatcacatttcaacacaattaAAATACACCACATTTAAAGTTAACTGCTAGAATTCAGTTATTTCTTGATAGTAGTAAAACCCATAGTTGACAACAAATACTATAAAAGGTTGAGGGTAGAGGGACTTGACAGATTCTTTTAAGAGGAAACTGGTGATAGACACTTTCAAAACTATCTAACATGATCTGAACAAGGTGGCTATATTCTATATTATGAGAATCATGGTTGATTTATATGTTAGAAATTTTTCCAACACAATGTGATGGACAAGTTAAAGATCAAAGGCAGAAAATCTGTTAAGAGTGCACTGATATAATTTGACCTCAGCTTGTCTTAGTTAACTGGCACATATTACTGGGAAACAGATGTTATATTCTTCCCTTTCAGTTCAAAAAAAGAAGAACTAACAGAGATGGGGAACACTGATGGCTATAGAGAGACATTTTGTAAAGTCTAGCACATAGGTTTAAAGACTAAAGCATCCTTCAGTGTTTACCCAAGTGAATTATTTATGAACTCAAAATTTTTTTCAAGTAAGTATAAAATTACTTCAACCAATCATTTCCCATTATGACTTAGTCCTagagtttatttaattttctatttttaaataactaaaatatactagaaattgaaaggaaaatataGGTTATGCATTATAAGTAGTTGAACAGAGTGACTATCTCTGACTTTCACCAAGTTGTTGATAATTGCTTTTGATATAAGGGAAAATAAGGTAACAAATTCTTTGCTGAAAGAGGTGTAGGGTTAATGTAAATAAGTTTATAATGTAAACAAGTTTAatagataaattatatatttataaacattaatAATTTCACATAGTTATATTTGACAACTTATGATACAGGTGAACAGGTTCACAGACTAACCTGAACTATTTTGGCATAATTTTCATCTGATGCCAAGAGCTTTTAATGAGCATTTTTAGGATAGTTATAACTTATAAAGTATAAATCTGCATACATGAAAAGTTAAGTTGTAATTCATAGCAAGTTCAATAGCAAAACTTAGATGGTACTTACTTAACATGTTGTTATGCATGGCCAAACAAAATCTTCATAAAGTACTGCAGTTTGATGGAGAAATCATGCACAAACATGGCACAAATAGCTAATATGAATATGCTTAATGCCCTTGTAATACTTTTCCATGTGTATAGATTTAAACCTTATCTCTTTAGGTTGTACAATTTATATCAATCTGTGTGGACAAAGCAAATTATATTTACTTTGAGATATATTGAAATAAAATCCATGAAATAATTCGATGTCAAAAAAAATCTACTAGTCCAAAATTTCCTATAACATCCCCAGCTACTTTTTCTATAAACCTAATCTTAGTTTATAGAGcaaatatttattagaaaaagTACCCATTgttgtattttttgagattataatataattacacctttttccatttctttttacttccctccaaaccctgccATATAACCCTCTGGatttcctttcaaattcatggtcttttttttttttcattaattattattacatgcatatgtgtataagcatatgcatatatatatatatatgtatatatatatatatatatatatatatatatatatattcataaatacaacctgcttagtctgtatCATATTATTTGTATAAATATTCTCATGGCTCACTATTTCACATTGGGTAGCTAATTTATGTGTTCTTACTGGGGAAGATCATTTCTTCTGCACTTAATGTTTCTGTAGTTCTATGTGCAGGGTTTAGACCTCCTggtattttctccatctattttaGGAAATCTATTAccatgagattgtgtctcttaaTAATATCAGATATTATACCCATTAAGTCTCACCAATATGAGTACATTAGCTTTTGGGGGAAAATTTTTTTTCGTTGAGTCACACTGACCCAAACGTGGCACATTTGAAAAGAAGCATGGGCTAccaaatgagatccaggaaaggcacaaagctacacaaagaaaccctgtctgggaaaaaaaaaaaaaaaaaaaaattcaaaaaaaaaaaacaaaaacgaaaggAAGGCCAACACATTCTGCTTTTCACATGATAAGTCATTATGATTTAGAAAAACATATTTGACCACTTAAATCGAGAAGAATGAACTCTGGTAGACCCTACAACACTAAAAACATTATTCATGATAATCTTTAAATCTTTGGATGTTCTAAAGGATTGTACACTTGTTTATGTCCTAAGAGTCCCAGGTCCAGAGAGGAACTGTTCATAAATTTCAACAGTGTGTAATATGTTCATAAGAATTAAAAAGTCCATTATTCAGTTAGTTCTTTCATGTAcacatttattttccatttttgtcaTAATCAGATTATCTGTAATTTGTGACTTTTTATTCAGAAATGAGCATGCCAACACCCATTTTACAAAGCTGTGAGGATAACATTCAGATATTTCAAGAAGCCTAGCAAATCATGAGAATAAATGTTGTGATAAATTCTAACACTGTTTAAGAAAATTGGAATTTACATTCTGTAACAACATGTCATGAGCTCATAGCATCTATATAAAACATACAAGGAATTGAGCCTCTGAAACAATGCCAAAGATTATGGAAATTCTGATTACTTTGTTTCTAAGAGAAttcagaaatacataaaaataaaaaccatataaaTATCTTTGTTTGTATAACTTAAATGATACTTTATTGTTTCTATGATCAAAACCACATAAATAAGATCTAACATGTTTAGTGTATACTTTCACCCATGTAcaattggaaaaataaatttaatattttgagaCCAACATGGCTATTAATTTCTGAACAATGCCAACTCAACATGCTGAACTGGATACTTCATTCCAAACATGGTAAGAGTTAAAATTGGACATGAATGGGAATGCAGAAGCTCTTCCGTTAAGTAAAGGGTTGTATGGTTTTTAAATATACACATGGAAGCACTTGATACACTCCACTCTTTCTGTTGACATTACAGATTATCTTGGAATGTAATTAAGTTGTTACTTCATTGAGAAAAGCTCTATCTTTTTTGTCATATTCTTAAAAGCATCCTTTACTTGTTTGTTTCTAAGTGTATAAATGAAGGGGTTCAACATGGGTGCCACTGAAGTGCTGAGCAGAgctattcctttatttaaagcAACTCTTTCATTTCCAGATGATTTCACATACATGAAGATGCAGCTGCCATAAGAAATGGACACCACAACTATGTGTGAAGAACATGTAGAAAaggctttctttctctgttgagaagATGGGATTCTCAGAATAGTCCTGATGATGTTTGTGTAGGAAATGCTCACTAACACCAGAGTAACCAGGAGTGTCAAAATGGCAGAAAGAAGCGTCATTAATTCTATTATGTGCGTGTCTGTGCAGGAGAGCTGAAGTATAGgaaaaacatcacagaagaagtgATCGACAGTGTTAGCTGCACAGAAATCAAGCTGGAGCCCcatgaggagaggaggaaaaattATCAGGAAACCAGACAACCAGGAAGCAAAGACGAGCAAGTTGCAAATTCTGCTGCTCATGATGGTCATGTAGTGTAGGggtttgcagatggccacatagcggtcataggacaTGGCAGCCAGAAGAAAAAATTCAGTTGCTCCCAAGAGAATAGTGAAAAATAGTTGTGCTGCACAGTCATTATATGAAATGGTTTTATCCCCTGTGGCCATACTAACAAGGAATTTGGGGATACAGACAGTGGTGACTGAAATTTCTAAAAATGAGAAGTTTCGTAAGAAGAAATACATAGGTGTCTTGAGATGAGAATCCAGTAGCGTGAGCGTGATGATGGTTAGGTTCCCAGTAACACTCAGCATGTAtgtgagaaaaagaaacacaaaaatgacCACCTGCAGTTGTAGATCATCTGTTAATCCAAGAAGAATGAATACCGTCACCACTGTGTGGTTCTTCATAGCTAAGTTCTGATTGCCCaagataggaaaagaaaattagaaatgaaggggaaaaaaatctgaacaaGAAAGTGAAAGTCTTTATAAGAATACTAGTATTCCCACTTAAACAACTACTATTCTCTGGTAGTAACCAATACaatttttctcatatattttttttacctGACATCTGACTAAATATATccaagatttttgttgttgtagttatTCAGTTAAATCAAAGCTCATAAACTTAAGTATTACAAATGAATAATATGTTCAACAAAGACAGTTAAGTGCAAAAtcaaatatacacaaaattatcatagtatttaaatttgtatttctgtatTATACTTGGATCCTTCTCAATATATTTATCTTCTATTACATTATTGGTGATAATGTGGTAACACATTCTTCATTGTTCAACAAAAAGCTGCATTAATACATTTTTTCCATGGACTTTGCTAATTTTTGTGTAAGATTTGATCAGTCAACTCTAAAGAGACACATGGTGGACTGTCTTCACATGTTTTAGCTGAGATACAGTAGGATTTTAATGCCTTCATGAAGCTTCTGAAAGCCCTGTGCTTTGCATTCTTGTGACCATTTTTACTTCTCCATTCTGGCTTGTCCTGAACTTGAGCttgctcatttttttctgtaagctcctcatatttttataaaatgaatgcTATATTTTACAAATGTCATATTAATATTGACTTTGATGACAAATCACAGCTGTAAGAAGCTACTTACCTTGattgttctcttttttctgaTATCCATCTTAGTAAGTAAagatcatattttcatttttgatattTGTGTTAATTACATAGCATGTTTTTCTGAATATTtgcagtgacacagagaaaggctgtACAATACAAGATAAAATGTTGAGTATATCCAATAGTTTTGTTAGTGTCGTTCATTGTCTTGCCTGCTGCTCCCCACCCAGAGGatgcctctttccctctctgtgttAGTCACAATCCTTCTCAGTTGTCTTTCTCATTTAGActacaaaagttaaaaaattatagtAACTTTCTGagttattgtatttctttttttccagaaatgCTTGGTTATTCATGTTTTTCACCTGAAAAAAACTTCCAAATTTTTAGATAATATAAAAAATCATATTAGaacttttttatgttttgaaaaatcaCGGTTCTAGTGTGAAAAAATTATAGATCTAGAAATTTTAAATCATTACTAGTAAGCAAGTTCTTCTAATCTCACTTTATTACTATTTGACTTTGTACCCTTTTATGTGTCTTCATTTGATCATTTTCTGAAAGTGCCTGAATATCTATGTAatgaacatataaatacaatgcttattatatttatatgcatgaGTGAGACATTCTGAACTTCAAAGTCACAATCTAATTTAAagttcaaagacacagaaaaacttcattCTGTGAAATATGAGTAATATGATGGTAAAGTTCAGAAATAGTCCCCACTCCAGTAGAAAACCACACATACAGTCACAGATTGGCTTTTATAtagaaaagacacaaagttgggtgaaaaaggaagaggggtggttctgggaagagctgggggagtGAAAGTGATTATGATCAAAAACTCGTgatatgaaatcctcaaagaatcattaaaaaaaacatcaaaatgtgTTTAACTTCTTTTTAGGCCCAAGTAGTATATCCATCTGTTGATACATATGTGAGAATGAAGAGGGGTCAAAAGACTGAAGACAGCAAGATTTGACAAGATTGCAAAGTAAcctcttcccctctctgtcccttctctctttctctttgagtcTCACTGGATATGACCACTTTGGTAACACTCTTGATGTCAGTCACAGATaaagagtaatacatattttgaCTCAGCAATTGTATTCTTGTCTTATTGTCAATGGAGAGGAATACTTATGTCCACCAACATCTGTGGACAAGACAGTcattaaacaaaagtaacatttcAGCAATAAAAGAATTGTGTTACAGTCCTTGAAAGCATTAtgatacaaaaggaaaaaatgaacattttactGCTATCAACAACTATATCACCCTTTCATTATGATCTCTCTACTTCTGTGCGGCTTACAAAACCCCACACTAGTGTAGGCAATAGCAGGTAAAAGTTTAGGGAAACAAGAAAGAATTCAGGCAGAAGGAAGATCAGAAATAGTCCATGCCATACCAGACAAAAGGGATAGTAGTTAATGTACAATGTTAATATCTGTACTCATTTTAGCATGatcttttcacttttattttcttaaagaaaaaatgagataattttatttatgtctagCATTTTGCTTAAATTTGAATTTAAGTAATAAAGAGCTACTATAACTATTTAGCATCATTAGTGTGCTTCTTATCCCCATAAAAAAGTATTTGCTAGTTGACAGTAAATAGTAATGACAATCAAATGGTCCTCTGTGTATTGGTGACTGATTAGAAAATTCATTGGTGAGATAAGAGATCCTTccttttagaaaatgaaagtgtGTGGAAATTTAAACATGTCATTAATATAACTGTttgataaatacaaaaaaatctcCTCAAGTTCAGAATGAACCTTTTTCTGTGTCATATTTTTAACATGTATAACCATCATGTACAATAGAAGTATATGAATTATAATTATCAGGAGAAAAACACTCATTTAATAACAGTTTTATTTACACTGTCAAGAGTATCTTTCAAAGAATGattcattaaaaatgaagtatCAGCTCTCACACTGCAATTGATGCAATTGATCTACAGAGTAACTTTGAAAAGTACACATGTGTGCTATAAAAATCAATTCAAGTCTTATATACTATTTCAATGAATATAATAGTAATTTTCTTCTACTAGGCTTGCAACTACTTAACAAGACTAAAACAAAGCCATATTTTCCAAACCTTAGTTTTTTctgcaataattttattttcaatcatcTTTTTATGCAAGTCCCagatagaggcattttctgaatGTTTCATATCCAGTGTATTGTAGATTGCTTTATCACATATTCCTGTCTTGACTTTTTATCCAAAACTGCCACAGTATCAGATATACATATTCAGGATGTTCAGTACAAAGGTTTCAGCATGACAAAAAGTCTCATCAAGCCTCACTTCACATGATTTCTTATTTAAGAAGCAATGttctccaatttcttttaaaataggttATAAACTACTTGATTATTCATAAGATCTATTGTGTTTAAGAGGGAAAAGAAGGCAAGAGAAATTATTTACTTGCTTTTTTCTATGAAAATACTTCCAGCCAATATGAATGGTAGTTTCTAAGATTGCAGGAGCTATAATCCTTTTCTATACTGAATCACTAGTCTCCAGAGGATTGAAAGGCTTAAAAATTAGCAAGAGAAGAAAGCAATTCCCTGGATACTATTGTGCTagcattaatatattaaaatagctTTACTGAGTGAAGAATATTTAGAATCCATAATCATGTTTGATTAGCTTTATGGTATAAACCATAACTTAAGCCCAACTCCTCTTACATTTCCccacaaaatatatttcaaataagaaaaatgaaatatactaATAAATAGTGTGGAAATATAAAAAGGTATTACTACAACTTTGAGTTAAGGTTCATTGAATAAACAGCTCATATTGTGCCTCCCTAGTTAAGCCTCTGAGTTAGGGAGTCAGATGCAGTTATCTAGAAAACCAAGGCCTGTCACCACTGACAATGAAAAAGGAGAGGTGGataccctaattgtcaccagagagcctttatccactaactgatggaagcagacccacagatccacagtcaagcactgggACATTTGCCAGGAGTCCTtctgaagaaagggagaagggattgTAAGAGCTAGGGAGGTCAAGgtcaggacaggggaacccacagaaacagctgtccTGAGCTTTTtggagcacatggactctggaccaacagttaggaaGCCTGCCTGGGACCAGCATAGgccctttgcatgtgtgtgacagttgtgtagcttgttctgtttgtaaggttcctagcagtgagatcaggacctgtccctgtccctgctcCCTGTAGctagcttttgggaacctgttcctcatgctggattacCTAGCCCAGCCTATATGCAGTGGGAGGAGCtcggtcctacctcaacttgaagTGCCCTGCTTTGGTCAagcacatgggaggcctgcccctttctgagtggaaatggagggggagtggagggagaagaggataATTGGGAATGAGGGGTAGAGGGAACAGGAGAAGAGGAgcaaggggaaactgtggtcagtacataaaataaatggaaaaagtgttaattaaataataataaaaaaatttaagcagCAGAACCATGACTGGTTGAGGAAAAATGAGGCCAATCCTGAATCCTTGAATACAGACAGCATGCTTGCATCTAACTGCGTATGTTACGAttcaaacaacagaaaattatGTTAAGTGAATGTAAAATTTTACATTTCCACTGTTAGATATTTCAACACTATTAGTGGTAACAGATAATTTTAAAGATCACTGTGGCAGCATATAAGACAAACTTACAAAAAAA comes from Onychomys torridus chromosome 20, mOncTor1.1, whole genome shotgun sequence and encodes:
- the LOC118571044 gene encoding olfactory receptor 6C74-like, coding for MKNHTVVTVFILLGLTDDLQLQVVIFVFLFLTYMLSVTGNLTIITLTLLDSHLKTPMYFFLRNFSFLEISVTTVCIPKFLVSMATGDKTISYNDCAAQLFFTILLGATEFFLLAAMSYDRYVAICKPLHYMTIMSSRICNLLVFASWLSGFLIIFPPLLMGLQLDFCAANTVDHFFCDVFPILQLSCTDTHIIELMTLLSAILTLLVTLVLVSISYTNIIRTILRIPSSQQRKKAFSTCSSHIVVVSISYGSCIFMYVKSSGNERVALNKGIALLSTSVAPMLNPFIYTLRNKQVKDAFKNMTKKIELFSMK